In one window of Janthinobacterium sp. 1_2014MBL_MicDiv DNA:
- a CDS encoding mannitol dehydrogenase family protein has translation MAAIALKQAHLARLPAGVAVPAYARETLVPSIVHIGVGGFYRAHQAVYLDDLLALPVPGQAQWGYCGVGLLAGDAAMRDAMQSQDGLYTVVERSAAGDTARVIGCVGEYLYAPDDPQAVLEKLADAGTRIVSLTITEGGYYVNQGTGEFDAAHADIVYELAHPQAPRCSFGYLAAALALRHARGLPPFTIMSCDNLQNNGDVTRKMLLAFVALRDLELARWLATHCSFPNSMVDRITPATTDEHRALVRDTFGIVDAWPVVCEPFRQWVIEDDFPHGRPAWERVGAQMTHDVLPYEKMKLRLLNASHQALCYIGMQLGHTYAHEAMADPGIRALVRRMMDEEVTPLLDAVEGVDLAQYKNTLVERFSNPAVRDQLARIGTEGSARIPKFVLPSVREALAKGGAIKLLAFTVACWFRYLEGRDEQGRDMPLNDPYAARLRALALQGGADAAALLSLRELFGDLSDTPAFTQAVGQSLASLYGLGARAALEQAVN, from the coding sequence ATGGCTGCCATCGCATTGAAACAGGCGCACCTGGCGCGGCTGCCGGCCGGCGTCGCCGTGCCCGCGTATGCGCGCGAGACGCTCGTGCCCAGCATCGTGCATATCGGCGTGGGCGGCTTTTACCGCGCCCACCAGGCCGTCTACCTCGATGACTTGCTGGCCCTGCCCGTACCAGGCCAGGCGCAATGGGGCTATTGCGGCGTGGGCCTGCTGGCGGGCGATGCGGCCATGCGCGACGCCATGCAGTCGCAGGACGGCTTGTATACGGTGGTCGAGCGCAGCGCGGCCGGCGATACGGCGCGGGTCATCGGCTGCGTGGGCGAGTACCTGTATGCGCCGGACGACCCGCAGGCCGTGCTGGAAAAGCTGGCCGATGCGGGCACGCGCATCGTCTCGCTGACCATCACGGAAGGCGGCTACTACGTCAACCAGGGCACGGGCGAGTTTGACGCGGCGCATGCCGACATCGTCTACGAGCTGGCGCACCCGCAGGCGCCGCGCTGCTCGTTCGGCTACCTGGCCGCCGCCCTGGCCCTGCGCCATGCGCGCGGCTTGCCGCCGTTTACCATCATGTCCTGCGATAACCTGCAAAACAATGGCGACGTGACGCGCAAGATGCTGCTGGCCTTTGTCGCCCTGCGCGACCTGGAGCTGGCGCGCTGGCTGGCCACGCATTGCAGCTTCCCCAACAGCATGGTCGACCGCATCACGCCGGCCACCACGGATGAACACCGGGCGCTCGTGCGCGACACGTTTGGCATCGTCGATGCCTGGCCCGTCGTGTGCGAGCCGTTCCGCCAGTGGGTCATCGAGGATGACTTCCCGCACGGCCGTCCGGCCTGGGAACGGGTGGGCGCGCAGATGACGCACGATGTGCTGCCGTATGAAAAGATGAAGCTGCGCCTGCTCAATGCCAGCCACCAGGCCCTGTGCTACATTGGCATGCAGCTGGGCCACACGTATGCGCATGAAGCGATGGCCGACCCTGGCATCCGCGCGCTCGTGCGGCGCATGATGGACGAGGAAGTCACGCCCCTGCTCGACGCGGTGGAGGGCGTCGACCTGGCGCAGTACAAAAATACGCTGGTCGAGCGCTTCTCGAATCCGGCCGTGCGCGACCAGCTGGCGCGCATCGGCACGGAAGGCTCGGCGCGCATCCCGAAATTCGTGCTGCCCTCCGTGCGCGAGGCGCTGGCCAAGGGCGGCGCCATCAAGCTGCTGGCCTTCACGGTGGCATGCTGGTTCCGCTACCTGGAAGGCCGCGACGAGCAGGGGCGCGACATGCCCCTGAACGATCCGTATGCGGCGCGCCTGCGCGCGCTGGCGCTGCAGGGCGGCGCGGATGCCGCGGCGCTGCTGTCGCT
- a CDS encoding ABC transporter ATP-binding protein, which yields MAYLQLSNIEKFFGEHRAIKGIDLEIRQGEFVVFVGPSGCGKSTLLRLIAGLEPIDGGKLALDGRDITALPSSKRDLAMVFQSYALYPHMTVFQNMSFALKLAGVDAAIIREKVDKAAAILDLGRYLERTPKELSGGQRQRVAIGRAIVRDPKVFLFDEPLSNLDAALRVQTRIEIAKLHRELGATTIYVTHDQVEAMTLADRVVVLRDGQIEQHGSPLELYDRPANRFVAQFIGTPSMNVMPADAAPQLLAQAGSAAQADGFVGIRPEHVHLGAAQPGSVPVTVDLVESLGVETLTYVRLPNNVQLVSRGAERSSLQPGQQTHLTFEPGYVHYFDRAGKTYAAAKGAL from the coding sequence ATGGCTTACCTTCAACTGAGCAATATCGAAAAATTCTTTGGCGAACACCGCGCCATCAAGGGCATCGACCTGGAAATCCGGCAGGGCGAGTTCGTCGTCTTCGTGGGACCGTCCGGTTGTGGAAAATCAACATTGCTGCGCCTGATCGCGGGCCTGGAACCGATCGACGGCGGCAAGCTGGCGCTCGACGGGCGCGACATCACGGCCCTGCCGTCGTCCAAGCGCGACCTGGCGATGGTGTTCCAGTCGTATGCGCTGTACCCGCACATGACGGTGTTCCAGAACATGTCGTTCGCCTTGAAGCTGGCCGGCGTCGATGCGGCCATCATCCGCGAAAAAGTCGACAAGGCGGCCGCCATCCTCGACCTGGGGCGCTACCTGGAGCGCACGCCGAAGGAGCTGTCGGGCGGCCAGCGCCAGAGGGTGGCCATCGGCCGCGCCATCGTGCGCGACCCGAAAGTGTTCCTGTTCGACGAGCCGCTGTCGAACCTGGACGCTGCCCTGCGCGTGCAGACGCGCATCGAGATCGCCAAGCTGCACCGCGAACTGGGCGCCACCACCATCTACGTCACGCACGACCAGGTCGAGGCCATGACCCTGGCCGACAGGGTGGTGGTGCTGCGCGACGGCCAGATCGAGCAGCATGGCTCGCCGCTGGAACTGTACGACCGTCCCGCCAACCGCTTCGTCGCGCAATTCATCGGCACACCCAGCATGAACGTGATGCCGGCCGACGCCGCGCCGCAGCTGCTGGCGCAGGCGGGCAGCGCGGCGCAGGCCGACGGCTTTGTCGGCATCCGCCCCGAGCACGTGCACCTGGGCGCGGCGCAGCCGGGCAGCGTGCCCGTCACCGTCGACCTGGTCGAATCGCTGGGCGTGGAAACGCTGACCTATGTGCGCCTGCCGAACAATGTGCAGCTGGTGTCGCGCGGCGCCGAGCGCAGCAGCCTGCAGCCGGGCCAGCAGACGCACCTGACGTTCGAGCCGGGCTACGTCCATTATTTCGACCGCGCCGGCAAGACCTATGCGGCGGCGAAAGGAGCGCTGTAA
- a CDS encoding carbohydrate ABC transporter permease produces the protein MHSKLNLYGRTAAAWLFALLLFFPIFWLGLMAFKTEGQAISTPPLLFFTPTLDSFREVLARDNYFGYAWNSLFTSVVSTAIGLLIAIPAAYSMAFFPTGGTIGLLKFMLSSRYMPGVGALMPIYICYQYFGLLDTRIGLTIMFMLMNLPIMIWLLYTSMKELPREILEASRMDGATVWDEFRHVVLPLSVGGIASTALVCMVWSWNESFWSLNLGASNAGTLAWLIASYSSPEGLFWAKLSAASLMAIAPIMALGWFCQKQLVQGMTFGAVK, from the coding sequence ATGCATAGCAAACTCAATCTGTATGGCCGCACGGCCGCCGCCTGGCTGTTCGCGCTGCTGCTGTTCTTTCCCATCTTCTGGCTGGGCCTGATGGCCTTCAAGACGGAAGGGCAAGCCATTTCCACGCCGCCGCTGCTGTTCTTCACGCCCACGCTCGACAGCTTCCGCGAAGTGCTGGCGCGCGACAATTACTTCGGCTACGCATGGAACTCGCTGTTTACCAGCGTGGTGTCGACGGCCATCGGCTTGCTGATCGCCATTCCGGCCGCGTATTCGATGGCCTTCTTCCCCACGGGCGGCACCATCGGCTTGCTGAAATTCATGCTCAGCTCGCGCTACATGCCCGGCGTGGGCGCCCTGATGCCCATCTATATCTGCTATCAGTACTTCGGCCTGCTCGACACGCGCATCGGCCTGACCATCATGTTCATGCTGATGAACCTGCCCATCATGATCTGGCTGCTGTACACGAGCATGAAGGAGCTGCCGCGCGAAATTCTGGAGGCGTCGCGCATGGATGGCGCCACCGTCTGGGACGAATTCCGTCACGTCGTGCTGCCCCTGTCCGTGGGCGGCATCGCCTCCACGGCCCTCGTCTGCATGGTGTGGTCGTGGAATGAATCGTTCTGGTCGCTGAACCTGGGCGCTTCCAACGCGGGCACGCTGGCCTGGCTCATCGCTTCCTACTCCAGTCCGGAAGGCTTGTTCTGGGCCAAATTGTCGGCCGCCTCGCTGATGGCCATCGCCCCGATCATGGCGCTGGGCTGGTTTTGCCAGAAACAACTGGTGCAGGGGATGACCTTCGGCGCCGTCAAATAA
- a CDS encoding carbohydrate ABC transporter permease translates to MKRIIPRTLLTPAVAAVSVISVIPLLITLYYAFVRYSMLDPSGHPFHGLANFHFFFTDASFLPALQNTFTLLFSVMLITVVLGAALGLLINEAFPGRAIVRVLLISPFLVMPAVNALMWKNMLLNPIYGLFAQISIFFGLTPVDWLSSHPLFSIIMMVSWQWLPFACLIFMTALQSMDREQLEAARMDGATYLQQLRYLYIPHLGRAVSVVLMIEMIFLLSIFAEIFTTTGGGPGFDTTTITFMIYQQALLSYDVGAASAGALFAVLIANIAAFFLMRVIGKNLSK, encoded by the coding sequence ATGAAACGCATTATCCCCCGGACTTTGCTGACGCCGGCCGTGGCCGCCGTCTCCGTCATTTCCGTGATCCCGCTGCTGATCACGCTGTATTACGCGTTCGTGCGCTATTCCATGCTTGATCCGAGCGGCCATCCCTTCCATGGCCTGGCCAACTTCCATTTTTTCTTTACCGATGCCTCTTTCCTGCCGGCGTTGCAGAATACTTTCACCCTGCTGTTTTCCGTCATGCTGATCACGGTGGTGCTCGGTGCCGCGCTGGGTTTGCTGATCAACGAAGCGTTTCCCGGGCGCGCCATCGTGCGCGTGCTCTTGATTTCTCCCTTCCTCGTCATGCCGGCCGTGAATGCCCTGATGTGGAAGAACATGCTGCTCAACCCGATTTACGGCCTGTTCGCGCAGATCAGCATCTTTTTTGGCCTGACGCCCGTCGACTGGCTGTCGTCCCATCCCTTGTTCTCGATCATCATGATGGTCTCGTGGCAATGGCTGCCGTTTGCCTGCCTGATCTTCATGACGGCCCTGCAGTCGATGGACCGCGAACAGCTGGAAGCGGCGCGCATGGATGGCGCCACCTATCTGCAGCAGTTGCGCTACCTCTACATTCCCCACCTGGGCCGCGCCGTCTCGGTGGTGCTGATGATCGAGATGATTTTCCTGCTGTCGATCTTTGCGGAAATCTTTACCACCACGGGCGGCGGTCCAGGCTTCGACACGACCACCATCACCTTCATGATTTACCAGCAGGCACTGCTGTCCTATGACGTCGGAGCGGCTTCGGCCGGTGCGCTGTTCGCCGTGCTCATCGCCAACATCGCCGCCTTCTTCCTGATGCGCGTCATCGGCAAGAACCTGTCGAAATAA
- a CDS encoding ABC transporter substrate-binding protein → MKRTAIAALCAGAFCLSASALAATDLVIATVNNGHMIEMQKLSKFFEQANPDIKLKWVTLEEGVLRQRMTTDIATKGGQFDVMTIGLYETPIWGKKNWLIPIKPDAKYDIDDLLPAIREGLSGDGKLYASPFYGESSMIMYRSDLVKKAGVTIEDRPTWNQLRDVAAKLHDPANGVYGICLRGKPGWGDNMALITTMANSYGGQLFDMQWKPQFTSKPWKDAVNMYVDLMKKYGPPGAAANSFNENLALFNQGKCGIWIDATIAASFITDPKQSKVADKVAFAQSPVGVTERGANWLWIWSLAIPSSSKHPNEAQRFINWATSSDYVKLVAKETSWANVPTGTRKSTYASPEFQKVAKFAAAEGKALATTRAVQSTLPPSPYVGVQFASIPEFQVIGVAAGQQMAAALLGKISVEKALELSQQTAEREMRKGGYYK, encoded by the coding sequence ATGAAACGTACCGCCATTGCCGCGCTGTGCGCCGGCGCCTTTTGCCTCAGCGCATCCGCTCTTGCCGCAACCGACCTCGTCATCGCCACCGTCAACAACGGCCACATGATCGAGATGCAAAAGCTCAGCAAGTTCTTCGAGCAAGCCAATCCCGACATCAAGCTCAAGTGGGTGACCCTGGAAGAGGGCGTCTTGCGCCAGCGCATGACCACCGACATCGCCACCAAGGGCGGCCAGTTCGACGTGATGACCATCGGCCTGTATGAAACCCCCATCTGGGGCAAGAAAAACTGGCTGATCCCCATCAAGCCGGATGCCAAGTACGATATCGACGACTTGCTGCCCGCCATCCGCGAGGGACTCTCCGGCGACGGCAAGCTGTACGCGTCGCCGTTCTACGGCGAAAGCTCGATGATCATGTACCGCAGCGACCTGGTCAAAAAGGCGGGCGTGACCATCGAGGACCGCCCGACGTGGAACCAGTTGCGCGACGTGGCGGCCAAGCTGCACGATCCGGCCAACGGCGTGTACGGCATCTGCCTGCGCGGCAAGCCGGGCTGGGGCGACAACATGGCCCTGATCACCACCATGGCCAATTCCTACGGCGGCCAGCTGTTCGACATGCAGTGGAAACCGCAATTCACCAGCAAGCCGTGGAAGGACGCGGTCAACATGTACGTCGACCTGATGAAGAAGTACGGTCCGCCGGGCGCGGCCGCCAACAGCTTCAATGAAAACCTCGCGCTGTTCAACCAGGGCAAGTGCGGCATCTGGATCGACGCGACGATTGCCGCCTCCTTCATCACGGATCCGAAGCAAAGCAAGGTGGCCGACAAGGTCGCGTTTGCCCAGTCGCCCGTGGGCGTGACGGAGCGGGGCGCCAACTGGCTGTGGATCTGGTCGCTGGCCATTCCATCGAGCTCGAAGCACCCGAATGAAGCGCAGCGCTTCATCAACTGGGCCACGTCGTCCGATTACGTGAAACTGGTTGCCAAGGAAACCAGCTGGGCCAACGTGCCGACGGGCACGCGCAAGTCCACCTACGCCAGCCCCGAGTTCCAGAAGGTGGCGAAATTCGCGGCCGCCGAAGGCAAGGCCCTGGCCACCACGCGCGCCGTGCAAAGCACTTTGCCGCCGTCGCCATACGTGGGCGTGCAATTCGCATCGATCCCCGAATTCCAGGTGATCGGCGTGGCGGCCGGTCAGCAGATGGCGGCCGCACTGCTGGGCAAGATCAGCGTCGAGAAGGCGCTGGAACTGTCGCAGCAGACGGCCGAGCGAGAGATGCGCAAGGGTGGGTACTACAAGTAA
- a CDS encoding maltoporin gives MNRTALKTLPALLLALAGAAAMADPMYPSDAEGFHGYLRAGAGSNTSGDGGSQGCFGLGGNTMKYRLGNECDAYTEFGYTKSVAKSGGVNYLATIWVNAYAPNSDFGDNKLGIVKAYVEAQGLDFLNGGTAWVGKRFYYRPDIHMLDLQYINMNGTGAGLDRIPVGPGKFSYAFFKDNDVNARDKNTGAILGTRSAVRQNFIYGDIPVNVNGTLDLAATIITAEGKDNDIYGPKHNGWQLSAFHRQGKVFGGGNTFGVQYGVGPGIGGDGNGQMGASGSTSYGSDRKRTRIFNDMAIQPMENFGMEFVALWQKDESNVTGSSTWTSIGVRPVYAFTNNFKLVTELGTDRVTQAGGLPAKRLTKLTIAPTISAGPGLWSRPELRAFVTYGKWNDAATASVNASNNGGPIYNNNTSGTSYGFQVETWF, from the coding sequence ATGAACCGCACCGCATTGAAAACCCTGCCCGCCCTGCTCCTGGCCCTCGCCGGCGCCGCCGCCATGGCCGACCCCATGTACCCATCCGACGCCGAAGGCTTCCACGGCTACCTGCGCGCCGGCGCCGGCAGCAATACCTCCGGCGACGGCGGTTCGCAAGGTTGCTTCGGCCTGGGCGGCAATACCATGAAATATCGTCTGGGCAATGAGTGCGACGCCTACACGGAATTCGGCTACACCAAGTCCGTCGCCAAGTCCGGCGGCGTGAACTACCTGGCCACCATCTGGGTCAACGCGTATGCGCCGAACTCGGACTTCGGCGACAACAAGCTGGGCATCGTCAAGGCCTACGTGGAAGCGCAGGGACTCGACTTCCTCAACGGCGGCACGGCCTGGGTCGGCAAGCGTTTCTACTACCGTCCTGACATCCACATGCTGGACTTGCAGTACATCAATATGAACGGCACGGGCGCCGGCCTCGACCGCATTCCAGTGGGCCCCGGCAAATTCTCGTACGCCTTCTTCAAGGACAACGACGTCAACGCCCGCGACAAGAACACGGGCGCCATTCTCGGCACCCGTTCGGCCGTGCGCCAGAACTTCATCTACGGCGACATTCCCGTCAACGTCAACGGCACGCTGGACCTGGCGGCCACCATCATCACGGCCGAAGGCAAGGACAACGACATCTACGGCCCGAAACATAACGGCTGGCAACTGTCGGCATTCCACCGTCAAGGCAAAGTCTTCGGCGGCGGCAACACCTTCGGCGTGCAATATGGCGTCGGCCCCGGCATCGGCGGCGACGGCAACGGCCAGATGGGCGCCTCGGGCAGCACTTCCTACGGTTCGGACCGCAAGCGCACGCGCATCTTCAATGACATGGCGATCCAGCCGATGGAAAACTTCGGCATGGAATTCGTCGCCCTGTGGCAAAAAGACGAGTCGAACGTCACCGGTTCCTCGACCTGGACCTCGATCGGCGTGCGTCCTGTGTACGCCTTCACCAACAACTTCAAGCTGGTGACGGAACTGGGCACGGACCGCGTGACGCAAGCGGGCGGCCTGCCGGCCAAGCGCCTGACCAAGCTGACCATCGCGCCGACGATCTCGGCCGGCCCTGGCCTGTGGTCGCGTCCCGAGCTGCGCGCCTTCGTGACCTACGGCAAATGGAACGATGCGGCCACCGCTTCGGTCAATGCGTCGAACAACGGCGGCCCGATCTACAACAACAATACCAGCGGCACCTCGTACGGTTTCCAAGTGGAAACCTGGTTTTAA
- a CDS encoding chitinase C-terminal domain-containing protein, with protein sequence MKSNALLMALLSGVLVACGGGQEGTTATPNTLLAAVEACAVWDAATVYTGGQCVVYQGVNYKAKWWTQGNVPSAADQWGPWAVIDTPTPTPTPTPTPTPTPTPTPTPTPTPTPTPTPTPTPTPTPTPTPTPTPTPTPTACRPDGLISPVPNVPYCKVYDANGREVLSNGLNRRIVGYFASWRTGVDGSPTYLVNNLPWDKITHLNYAFATVDPATSKIAIGSGAANPDTGLSWPNVPAAAMDPSLPYKGHFNLLSQYKKKYPGVKLMISVGGWAGSGGFYTATTNADGSVNTAGINTLADSMVAFVRQYNFFDGVDVDYEHPTTNNEAGNPNDFAVSKPRLAGLMTSYNVLLKVLRQKLDEAAVQDNKYYLLTIAGSASGWVLRGEENMSGLKYLDYASLMSYDLHGAWNQYVGPNAALFDDGNDGELRAGNAYQFQNIGYLNTDWAYRYYRGAMQAGRINIGVPFYTRGWKDVTGGTNGLWGTTPLISSTVTCAGTKTCGTGATGIDNVWFDLDSQGKPTPGGGNPIWHALNLQNGIVPSYLDAYKVTDKALVGSYVPYYSSTMVAPWLWNATKKVFISTETTQSIAAKAQYIVNNNIGGVMIWEMAGDYAWDATRNGGKGEYFMGTTLTDVLYQAFRTAGVYGNKRAEIAMPGTAANVSITLGSWKLGDSNFPINPVMTVKNNTATTLPGGTVVEFDYPVSAPSDMSDQSGFGLTVINAGYTGPNNIGGFTKNYNRARFAIPAWQSLAPGGSVALTLNYRLPISGPANYTVTVGGTKYALTQEYPELPVALP encoded by the coding sequence ATGAAATCGAATGCATTATTGATGGCCTTGCTCAGCGGCGTGCTCGTCGCTTGCGGCGGCGGCCAGGAAGGCACGACTGCCACGCCGAACACCCTGCTGGCCGCCGTCGAGGCGTGCGCCGTCTGGGATGCCGCCACCGTCTACACGGGCGGCCAGTGCGTGGTGTACCAGGGTGTCAACTACAAGGCCAAGTGGTGGACGCAGGGTAATGTCCCCAGCGCCGCCGACCAGTGGGGCCCGTGGGCAGTGATCGATACGCCGACACCAACCCCGACGCCGACGCCGACGCCGACGCCGACCCCGACACCAACGCCAACGCCAACGCCAACGCCGACCCCGACGCCGACCCCGACCCCGACACCGACACCGACGCCGACGCCAACGCCAACGCCAACGCCAACGCCAACCCCCACGGCTTGCCGTCCGGACGGCCTGATCTCGCCCGTGCCGAATGTGCCGTATTGCAAGGTGTACGACGCGAATGGCCGCGAAGTACTGAGCAATGGCTTGAACCGGCGCATCGTCGGCTATTTCGCCAGCTGGCGCACGGGCGTCGATGGCAGCCCCACGTACCTGGTGAATAACCTGCCGTGGGACAAGATCACCCACTTGAACTATGCGTTTGCCACCGTCGATCCGGCCACCTCGAAGATCGCCATCGGCAGCGGCGCGGCCAACCCGGATACGGGCCTGTCCTGGCCGAACGTGCCGGCGGCGGCCATGGACCCCTCGCTGCCGTACAAGGGCCACTTCAACTTGCTGTCGCAATACAAGAAGAAGTATCCGGGCGTGAAATTGATGATTTCCGTGGGCGGCTGGGCCGGTAGCGGCGGCTTCTACACGGCGACGACGAATGCGGACGGCAGCGTGAACACGGCCGGCATCAACACCCTGGCCGATTCCATGGTGGCGTTCGTGCGCCAGTACAACTTCTTCGATGGCGTCGATGTCGATTACGAACATCCGACCACCAACAATGAAGCGGGCAATCCGAACGACTTCGCCGTCTCGAAGCCGCGCCTGGCCGGCCTGATGACGAGCTACAACGTGCTGTTGAAAGTGCTGCGCCAGAAGCTCGATGAAGCGGCCGTGCAGGACAACAAGTATTACCTGCTCACCATCGCCGGTTCCGCCTCGGGCTGGGTCTTGCGCGGCGAGGAAAACATGTCGGGGTTGAAATACCTCGATTACGCGAGCCTGATGTCGTATGACTTGCACGGCGCGTGGAACCAGTACGTGGGACCGAACGCGGCGCTGTTTGACGACGGCAACGATGGCGAATTGCGTGCCGGTAACGCCTACCAGTTCCAGAACATCGGCTACCTGAACACGGACTGGGCCTACCGCTACTACCGGGGCGCCATGCAGGCCGGACGCATCAATATCGGCGTGCCGTTCTACACGCGGGGCTGGAAGGATGTCACGGGCGGCACCAACGGCCTGTGGGGCACGACGCCGCTGATCAGTTCCACCGTCACCTGCGCCGGCACCAAGACGTGCGGCACGGGCGCCACCGGCATCGACAACGTCTGGTTCGACCTCGACTCGCAGGGCAAACCAACGCCCGGCGGCGGCAACCCCATCTGGCACGCGCTGAACTTGCAGAACGGCATAGTCCCGAGCTACCTCGATGCCTATAAGGTCACCGACAAGGCGCTGGTGGGCAGCTATGTGCCGTACTACAGCAGCACCATGGTGGCGCCGTGGCTGTGGAATGCGACCAAGAAAGTGTTCATTTCCACGGAAACCACGCAGTCGATCGCGGCCAAGGCCCAGTACATCGTCAACAACAATATCGGCGGCGTGATGATCTGGGAAATGGCGGGCGACTATGCCTGGGATGCCACGCGCAACGGCGGCAAGGGCGAGTACTTCATGGGCACCACCCTGACGGACGTGCTGTACCAGGCCTTCCGCACGGCTGGCGTGTATGGCAACAAGCGCGCCGAGATCGCCATGCCGGGCACGGCCGCCAACGTCAGCATCACCCTGGGCAGCTGGAAGCTGGGCGACAGCAACTTCCCCATCAATCCGGTCATGACGGTGAAGAACAATACGGCCACGACCCTGCCGGGCGGCACCGTGGTGGAGTTCGACTATCCCGTGTCGGCGCCGTCGGACATGAGCGACCAGTCCGGCTTCGGCTTGACGGTGATCAATGCCGGCTACACGGGGCCGAACAATATCGGCGGCTTCACGAAGAACTACAACCGGGCCCGCTTCGCGATTCCCGCCTGGCAATCGCTGGCGCCGGGCGGCTCCGTGGCGCTGACCCTGAACTACCGGTTGCCGATCTCGGGACCGGCCAATTACACGGTCACCGTGGGCGGCACCAAGTATGCGCTGACGCAGGAGTATCCGGAACTGCCGGTGGCGCTGCCGTAA
- a CDS encoding glycoside hydrolase family 19 protein encodes MKTRQISRLASPLMAGLLGSALLACGGNSTTEPPSTLLAATAASDNCTAWSAAAVYTAGQCAVYDGKVYRAKWWVQGTAPNNDQWGPWSLDTATPTPTPTPIPIPTPTPTPTPTPTPTPTPTPTPTPTPGIPTKAQAEANEAALTNNDFFRKVKASIRTLGNTAVEAVQPGLASNPLNVKRVERLLPATKWDYYFAARDVSYTYQRFLQAVAKFPAVCDDYSDGRNADAICRHSLATMFAHFVQETGDHNASSPLPQWRQGLKYLRELGCDETGAGCGYNVECADPVFNKVWTCGKNADGSFKKYFGRGAKQLSYNYNYGPFSQAMHDGDQSVLLKNPDLVASTWLNLASATFFFVYPQPPKPSMLHVLDGTWVPNAADTTAGAGNNFATTIMIINAECGQGTEKQAAQNRIDYYKQFAADMGWDYSGEQLSCANMQRFTPASSASYNIYWEKNWSAGGDNQCQLVSYQTPYSALLAGNYVKCVEANWNVKLQ; translated from the coding sequence GTGAAGACACGGCAAATAAGCCGGCTGGCCTCGCCTTTGATGGCTGGCCTGCTGGGCAGCGCGCTGCTCGCATGCGGCGGCAATTCCACCACCGAACCCCCATCGACCCTGCTGGCCGCCACGGCCGCCAGCGATAATTGCACGGCCTGGAGCGCCGCTGCCGTCTACACGGCGGGCCAGTGCGCCGTCTACGACGGCAAGGTCTACCGCGCCAAGTGGTGGGTGCAGGGCACGGCGCCGAATAACGACCAGTGGGGACCATGGAGCCTCGATACCGCCACGCCAACCCCGACACCGACACCGATACCGATACCGACACCGACGCCGACACCGACGCCGACACCGACGCCGACGCCGACGCCGACGCCGACGCCGACGCCCACGCCCGGCATCCCCACCAAGGCCCAGGCCGAGGCCAACGAGGCGGCGCTGACGAACAACGATTTCTTCCGCAAGGTCAAGGCGTCGATCCGCACCCTGGGCAATACGGCCGTCGAAGCCGTGCAGCCCGGCCTGGCCAGCAATCCGCTCAACGTCAAGCGCGTCGAACGCCTGCTGCCGGCGACGAAGTGGGATTACTATTTTGCCGCGCGCGACGTCAGCTACACCTACCAGCGCTTCCTGCAAGCCGTCGCCAAGTTCCCCGCCGTGTGCGACGACTACAGCGACGGGCGCAATGCGGATGCCATCTGCCGTCACAGCCTGGCCACCATGTTCGCGCATTTCGTGCAGGAAACAGGCGACCATAACGCCAGCAGTCCGCTGCCGCAATGGCGCCAGGGCTTGAAGTATTTGCGCGAACTGGGCTGCGACGAGACGGGCGCCGGCTGCGGCTACAACGTCGAGTGCGCCGACCCCGTCTTCAACAAGGTCTGGACATGCGGCAAGAATGCCGACGGCAGCTTCAAGAAGTATTTCGGCCGCGGCGCCAAGCAGCTGTCGTACAACTACAACTATGGGCCGTTTTCGCAAGCGATGCATGACGGCGATCAATCCGTCCTGCTGAAAAACCCGGATCTCGTCGCCTCGACCTGGCTGAACCTGGCGTCGGCCACGTTCTTCTTTGTCTATCCGCAACCGCCGAAACCGTCGATGCTGCATGTGCTCGACGGCACGTGGGTGCCGAACGCGGCCGATACGACGGCCGGCGCGGGCAACAATTTTGCCACTACCATCATGATCATCAACGCCGAATGCGGGCAGGGCACGGAAAAGCAGGCCGCGCAAAACCGCATCGATTACTACAAGCAGTTTGCCGCCGACATGGGTTGGGATTATTCCGGCGAGCAGCTGTCGTGCGCCAACATGCAACGCTTCACCCCGGCCAGTTCCGCTTCCTACAACATCTATTGGGAAAAGAACTGGAGCGCCGGTGGCGACAACCAATGCCAGCTGGTCAGCTATCAAACCCCGTACAGCGCCTTGCTGGCCGGGAACTACGTGAAATGCGTGGAAGCCAACTGGAATGTGAAGTTGCAGTAA